A stretch of DNA from Allomeiothermus silvanus DSM 9946:
CCTGGTGCAGGCTCAACCGGATCCACCCGCTCAGCGCCGAGCCTAAGGAGCGGTACTACCGCCTGAGGGGGTGGAGCCTGTGAACACGTCGCTGTCCCGCCGCGTGCTGAGCGAGGCGCAGGAGGACTACCTCAAGCAGATCCTGTTGCTGGGCAGCGCGCCGGAGGGCTCGAGCCTCGAGCACACCACCGCTGTCTCGACGCAGGAGCTCGCCGACCGCATGGAGGTCAAGCCCGCGTCGGTGACAGGGATGCTCAAGAAGCTGGCCGAGCTCGCGCTGGTGGAGTACGAAGCCTACAAGGGCGTGCGGCTCACGGAGGCGGGATACAAGGTGGCGCTGGAGGTGCTGCGCCACCACCGCCTTCTGGAGACCTACCTGCACCAGGCGCTGGGCTACGGCTGGGAGGAGGTGCACGCCGAGGCCGAGCGCCTGGAGCACCACATCTCCGAGGCCTTCGAGAAGCGCATCGCCGAGTGGCTGGGGCACCCCTCCCACGATCCCCACGGCGACCCCATCCCCACCGCCGAGCTCCACCTGCCCGAGGGCGTGCCCACGCGCCGGCTGGCGGCGCTCGAGGCCGGCGAGCGGGGTCTCGTGGCGCGGGTCGGCAGCCAGGACCAGGACGCGCTCAACCTCTTCGCGCACCTGGGGCTGCGGCCCGGGGCCCAGGTGGAGGTGCTCGAGCACGTGCCCGAGGGGGTGCGGGTGCGGGCGGCGGGGGAACGCTACCTGCTGCCCGTGGCCCTGACCCAGATCGTGTGGGTCGCGGAGGTGGGGGGATGAAGGCGCTGCACCTCTGGGCGCTGGCCCTCGTCCTGCTGCTGAGCGCCTGCCAGGTCCAGGACTTCGCCCTGCGGCCCATCGACGGCGACCGCCCGGTGCGGGCCGTGGCCACCGCCAACTTCGTCACCGACCTCGTGCAGCAGATCGGCGGGGAGCGGGTGCAGGTCACGGGCCTGATGGGCCCTGGCGTGGACCCCCACCTCTACAAGGCCTCGGCCGGGGACGTGCGCAAGCTCACCCAGGCCGACGTGGTGTTCTACAGCGGGCTGTTCCTCGAGGGCAAGATGGTCGAGCTCTTCGAGAAGATGCCCAAGGCCATCGCCATCACCGACGCCATCCCCCACGAGCTGCTCATCGCGCCGGAAGGCGGCTTCGAGGGCACCTACACCTACGACCCCCACGTCTGGTTCGACGTGAGCCTGTGGGCCCACACCGCCGAGGCCGTGCGGGACGGGCTCTCCAAGGTGGACCCGGCAGGCGCCGGCTACTACGCCGAACGCACCCGGCAGTACCAGGCCCGGCTGCAAGAGCTCGACGCCTGGGTCAAGCAGGAGATCGGGCGCATCCCCCCCGCGCAGCGGGTGATGGTGACCGCGCACGACGCCTTCGGCTACTTCGGGCGGCGCTACGGGCTCGAGGTGCGCGGCCTGCAGGGCGTCTCGACCGTGGCCGAGACCGGCACCCGCGACGTGCAGGAGCTCGCGGCCTTCCTGGCCGAGCGCGGCATCCGGGCCATCTTCGTCGAGTCGAGCGTGCCCCGGCGCTCGGTGGAGGCCGTGGTGGCGGCGGTGCGGGCCCGGGGCAAGGAGCTGCGCATCGGCGGCGAGCTCTTCTCCGACGCGGCCGGCGACCCCGGCACCCCCGAAGGCACCTACGTCGGCATGGTCGAACACAACGTCAGAACCATCGTTTCGGCTCTGCTCGGAGGCGAACACCCATGATCAAGTCCAGCATCAACGAACAAGCTTCGGCCCTTCCCCGGCGGGCGGCGCCCCTCGAGGTGCGCGACCTCACCGTGGCCTACCACGAGAAGCCCGTGCTGTGGGACGTGGATCTCTCCATCCCCGAAGGCCAGCTCTGCGCCATCGTCGGGCCCAACGGCGCGGGCAAGAGCACCCTGATCAAGGCCGTGCTGGGGCTCATCCCCAAGGCCTCGGGCACCGTGCAGTTCTTTGGGCAGCCGCTCGAGGCCGCCCGGCGCCGCATCGGCTACGTGCCCCAGCGCTCCTCCGTGGACTGGGACTTCCCCACCAACGCCCTGGACGTGGTGCTGATGGGGCTCTACGGGCGGCTGGGCTGGTTCCGCCGGCCCGGCAAGGCCGAGCGCGAGGCCGCTATGCACGCGCTCGAGCAGGTCGGGCTCACCGCCTTCGCCCACCGCCAGATCGCCCAGCTCTCGGGCGGCCAGCAGCAGCGGGTCTTCCTGGCCCGCGCCCTGGCCCAGGCCTCCGACCTCTACTTCATGGACGAGCCCTTCGCCGGGGTGGACGCGGTCACCGAGGCCGCCATCCTGCAGGTGATGCGCGAGCTGAAGAAGCAGGGCAAGACCGTGGTGGTGGTGCACCATGACCTCGAGACGGTGCGCGACTACTTCGACCACCTCACCCTGCTCAACGTGCAGGTCATCGCCAGCGGGCCGCTCGAGCAGACCTTCACGCCCGAGAACCTCAAGGCCACCTACGGCGAGCGCATGAGCGTGGGCGTAGGGAGGTGAGGCCGTGGACCTCCTCGCCGGCATCTTCACCGACTACACCCTGCGCAACGTAGCGCTGGGCGCGGCACTGCTGGGCCTGGTGGGCGGGGTGCTGGGCAGCTTCGCCACGTTGCGCCGCCAGAGCCTGCTGGGCGACGTGCTGGCCCACGCCGCGCTCCCCGGCATCTGCTTGGCCTTCCTCCTCACCGGGACCAAGGCCCCGCTGATCCTGCTGCTGGGCGCGGGCCTGGCGGGCTGGCTGGCCTCACTGTTGATGCTCGCCATCCTGCGCAGCACCCGCCTGCCCGAGGACAGCACCCTGGGCGTGATCCTCAGCGGCTTCTTCGGCTTCGGCATCGGCCTCCTGACCTTCATCCAGCACAGCGGCGACAGCGACCAGGCCGGTCTCGACAAGTTCATCTTCGGGCAGGCCGCCACCGTCGTGGGCGAGGACGTGCTGACCATGGCCGTTTTGGGCGGCGTCGCGCTCTTGCTGGTGGGCCTGCTGTACAAGGAGTTCAAGCTGCTCACCTTCGACCCCGCCTTCGCCTCGAGCCTGGGCCTCCCCGTGCGCGGCCTGGGCACGCTGCTGACCTCGCTGACGGTGATCGCGGTGATGATCGGGCTGCAGACCGTGGGCGTGGTGCTGATGGCCGCCATGCTCATCGCCCCGGCCGCCGCCGCGCGGCAGTGGACCAACCGCCTGAGCACCATGGTCTGGCTCTCCGCGGCCTTCGGCGTCCTGTCGGGCGTGCTGGGCGCGGTGATCTCGGCCACGCGCGAGAACCTGCCCACCGGCCCGCTGGTCGTGCTCACCGCCAGCCTCATCACCCTCTTCTCGCTGCTGCTGGCCCCCGAGCGCGGGCTGGTGTGGGACTGGCGGCGCACCCGCAACAACCGCCGCCGCATCCGCCTCGAGCGCCTGCTGCTCGACGCCCACGTGCTCTACAACCACGCCGAGCTCACCCCCGAGAGCCTGGCCCAGCGCCGCCGCACCGCCCCGGCCAGGGCCAAGGAGGAGCTCGAGGAGCTCGCCGCCCGGGGCTGGGTGACCGGGCGCGGGGAGCGCTGGGAGCTCACCGAGCAGGGCCACGCCGAGG
This window harbors:
- a CDS encoding iron chelate uptake ABC transporter family permease subunit, which gives rise to MDLLAGIFTDYTLRNVALGAALLGLVGGVLGSFATLRRQSLLGDVLAHAALPGICLAFLLTGTKAPLILLLGAGLAGWLASLLMLAILRSTRLPEDSTLGVILSGFFGFGIGLLTFIQHSGDSDQAGLDKFIFGQAATVVGEDVLTMAVLGGVALLLVGLLYKEFKLLTFDPAFASSLGLPVRGLGTLLTSLTVIAVMIGLQTVGVVLMAAMLIAPAAAARQWTNRLSTMVWLSAAFGVLSGVLGAVISATRENLPTGPLVVLTASLITLFSLLLAPERGLVWDWRRTRNNRRRIRLERLLLDAHVLYNHAELTPESLAQRRRTAPARAKEELEELAARGWVTGRGERWELTEQGHAEAHRLEQAMRVLPKALNPRAEGGAGGAA
- the mntR gene encoding manganese-dependent transcriptional regulator MntR, with product MNTSLSRRVLSEAQEDYLKQILLLGSAPEGSSLEHTTAVSTQELADRMEVKPASVTGMLKKLAELALVEYEAYKGVRLTEAGYKVALEVLRHHRLLETYLHQALGYGWEEVHAEAERLEHHISEAFEKRIAEWLGHPSHDPHGDPIPTAELHLPEGVPTRRLAALEAGERGLVARVGSQDQDALNLFAHLGLRPGAQVEVLEHVPEGVRVRAAGERYLLPVALTQIVWVAEVGG
- a CDS encoding metal ABC transporter solute-binding protein, Zn/Mn family is translated as MGRGGGGMKALHLWALALVLLLSACQVQDFALRPIDGDRPVRAVATANFVTDLVQQIGGERVQVTGLMGPGVDPHLYKASAGDVRKLTQADVVFYSGLFLEGKMVELFEKMPKAIAITDAIPHELLIAPEGGFEGTYTYDPHVWFDVSLWAHTAEAVRDGLSKVDPAGAGYYAERTRQYQARLQELDAWVKQEIGRIPPAQRVMVTAHDAFGYFGRRYGLEVRGLQGVSTVAETGTRDVQELAAFLAERGIRAIFVESSVPRRSVEAVVAAVRARGKELRIGGELFSDAAGDPGTPEGTYVGMVEHNVRTIVSALLGGEHP
- a CDS encoding metal ABC transporter ATP-binding protein; the encoded protein is MIKSSINEQASALPRRAAPLEVRDLTVAYHEKPVLWDVDLSIPEGQLCAIVGPNGAGKSTLIKAVLGLIPKASGTVQFFGQPLEAARRRIGYVPQRSSVDWDFPTNALDVVLMGLYGRLGWFRRPGKAEREAAMHALEQVGLTAFAHRQIAQLSGGQQQRVFLARALAQASDLYFMDEPFAGVDAVTEAAILQVMRELKKQGKTVVVVHHDLETVRDYFDHLTLLNVQVIASGPLEQTFTPENLKATYGERMSVGVGR